Proteins from one Mycobacterium sp. EPa45 genomic window:
- a CDS encoding helix-turn-helix transcriptional regulator, producing the protein MEAFHADSYPVHPVGSVHQVLAALQDPARLEMIRRLRNAGGPLQCSALYDGINKSTATHHFKILREAGLLERLVLGGLTHQRLRTEEVDEALPGLLASVVGGANREAAVR; encoded by the coding sequence GTGGAGGCATTCCACGCCGATAGCTACCCCGTGCATCCGGTCGGCTCCGTGCACCAGGTGCTCGCCGCCCTACAAGACCCGGCGCGGCTGGAGATGATCCGGCGGCTGCGTAACGCGGGCGGCCCGCTGCAATGCAGTGCGCTCTACGACGGCATCAACAAGTCCACCGCAACCCACCACTTCAAGATCTTGCGCGAGGCCGGCCTGCTCGAGCGACTGGTCCTCGGCGGACTGACCCATCAGCGGCTGCGCACCGAAGAGGTCGACGAGGCGCTGCCGGGTCTGCTGGCTTCGGTGGTCGGTGGTGCCAACCGCGAAGCGGCTGTGCGCTGA
- a CDS encoding alpha/beta hydrolase family protein — protein MPPTTSPTPSPAPAAPLPQLPAPDMHQYAHGVSLLGGWLPLTIEIVAAITLLVAMGWRRTRRWWMVWLPVCVVIGVVGALAARTYVNSEGLASDPAPFYLWVWIGVFAAGVAVAVLGWRGNSWWRRGVALLAIPLTLATALLALNKWVGYYPSVQAAWGALTAGPLPNQIDAADLAGLRNTMQTTGKLVEVDIGSEASGFKHRSEYVYLPPAWFAGPTPPRLPVVMMVAGEFNTPADWMRSGNVMPIIDGYGQSHGGQAPIFVFVDSGGSFNNDTECVNGPRGDSADHLTKDVRPYVVDHFGASDQAVNWAVVGWSMGGTCAVDLTVMHPELFSTFEDIAGDHGPTAGTKDQTIGRLYGGNAAAWGQFDPRTVMLKHGPYQGVSGWFEDTVKPANTASPYGNGGGHRPQSDAPAGFGGHDEFRDSDEAGAADDLCATAQTVGISCSVHRIISFHTWQFAERAFSDALPWLATQIKTPGATDSPA, from the coding sequence GTGCCGCCAACCACGTCGCCGACGCCGTCGCCTGCGCCAGCAGCACCCCTGCCGCAGCTGCCGGCGCCGGACATGCACCAGTACGCCCACGGAGTCTCCCTGCTGGGCGGCTGGTTGCCACTGACCATCGAAATCGTCGCCGCCATCACGCTGCTCGTCGCCATGGGATGGCGGCGGACCCGGCGCTGGTGGATGGTGTGGTTGCCGGTCTGCGTCGTGATCGGCGTGGTCGGCGCGCTGGCCGCGCGCACCTACGTCAACTCCGAAGGCCTGGCCTCGGACCCGGCGCCCTTCTATTTGTGGGTCTGGATAGGGGTTTTCGCCGCCGGAGTCGCGGTGGCGGTGCTGGGCTGGCGGGGGAATTCCTGGTGGCGACGCGGTGTCGCGCTCCTTGCGATTCCGTTGACTCTGGCGACGGCGCTGCTCGCGCTCAACAAGTGGGTCGGCTACTACCCGAGCGTGCAGGCGGCATGGGGGGCGCTGACGGCCGGGCCGCTACCGAACCAGATCGATGCCGCCGACCTGGCCGGCCTGCGGAACACCATGCAGACCACCGGAAAGCTGGTCGAGGTGGACATCGGTTCCGAGGCAAGCGGATTCAAGCACCGCAGTGAATACGTCTACCTGCCGCCTGCCTGGTTCGCCGGACCCACTCCGCCGCGGCTGCCGGTGGTGATGATGGTCGCCGGTGAGTTCAACACCCCGGCGGACTGGATGCGCAGCGGCAATGTGATGCCCATCATCGACGGCTACGGGCAGAGCCACGGCGGCCAGGCGCCCATCTTCGTCTTCGTCGACTCCGGTGGCAGTTTCAACAACGACACCGAATGCGTCAACGGTCCCCGCGGGGACTCCGCCGACCATCTCACCAAGGACGTCCGGCCTTATGTCGTCGACCATTTCGGCGCTTCCGACCAGGCCGTCAACTGGGCGGTGGTCGGGTGGTCGATGGGCGGCACCTGCGCAGTCGACCTGACCGTGATGCATCCGGAGCTGTTCAGCACGTTCGAGGACATCGCCGGCGACCACGGGCCGACGGCCGGCACCAAGGACCAGACGATCGGCCGGCTCTACGGCGGCAACGCCGCGGCCTGGGGCCAGTTCGACCCGCGCACCGTCATGCTCAAACACGGTCCTTATCAAGGTGTCTCGGGCTGGTTCGAGGACACCGTCAAACCTGCGAACACCGCGTCGCCCTATGGCAATGGCGGTGGGCACCGGCCGCAATCCGATGCGCCAGCCGGGTTCGGCGGCCACGACGAGTTCCGTGACTCCGACGAGGCCGGCGCGGCTGACGATCTGTGCGCGACGGCGCAGACCGTCGGTATCTCCTGCTCGGTGCATCGCATCATCAGCTTCCACACCTGGCAGTTCGCCGAGCGGGCGTTCTCCGATGCACTGCCGTGGCTGGCTACCCAGATCAAGACACCCGGTGCGACGGACTCGCCGGCCTGA
- a CDS encoding MFS transporter produces MTCVHEAPAGHVTGQRWAYPLLLVLSGVALGVSGLPAPLYGIYESNWHLSPLATTIVFAVYAFAALAAVLVSGRISDVVGRKPVLLGALIALIAGLGIFLIADSIEMLLLARTIHGAAVGSIVVAAAAALLDLRPQHGVRSGQLSGVSFNIGMTVAIVGSSLLAQYVAHPLRTPYAVVAVVCAIVGIGVVALRETHTGRTGGRIRISKPAVPPQIRDDFWFAALGAMASWSVLGVLLSLYPSLAAQQTHIHNLVFGGGVVGVTAFAAAMAQLVATRVPARRSAVIGDIGMAVALLLTIPVLLTHRWPLVFAAAALLGATFGLGFGGSLRHLSDVVPSDRRGETMSAFYLLAYTAMALPTIAAGWAATKWPLAQVFPWFATIVALACLGAAAVGASRRAGAKRPGNVRRRAGA; encoded by the coding sequence ATGACTTGTGTGCACGAGGCACCCGCCGGCCACGTCACCGGCCAGCGCTGGGCGTACCCCCTGCTGCTCGTGCTCAGCGGCGTTGCGCTCGGCGTCTCGGGCCTGCCCGCGCCGCTGTACGGTATCTACGAATCGAACTGGCACCTCTCGCCGCTGGCCACCACCATCGTGTTCGCGGTCTACGCGTTCGCCGCGCTGGCCGCGGTCCTGGTGTCCGGCCGGATCTCCGATGTCGTGGGCCGAAAGCCCGTGCTGCTGGGCGCGCTGATCGCGTTGATCGCCGGACTGGGCATCTTTCTGATCGCCGACAGCATCGAGATGCTCTTGCTGGCCCGCACCATCCACGGCGCGGCAGTCGGCTCGATCGTGGTCGCCGCCGCCGCGGCGCTGCTCGATCTGCGACCGCAGCACGGCGTGCGCTCCGGCCAGCTCAGCGGCGTCAGCTTCAACATCGGCATGACGGTGGCCATCGTCGGCTCGTCGCTGCTGGCGCAGTACGTCGCGCATCCGCTGCGCACCCCTTACGCCGTCGTCGCGGTGGTGTGCGCGATCGTCGGCATCGGTGTGGTCGCACTGCGGGAGACCCACACCGGCCGCACCGGTGGCCGCATCCGGATCAGCAAACCCGCTGTGCCGCCGCAGATCCGCGACGACTTCTGGTTCGCCGCCCTGGGCGCGATGGCGTCCTGGTCGGTCCTCGGTGTGCTGCTGTCGCTGTACCCGTCGCTGGCCGCACAGCAGACCCACATCCACAATCTGGTGTTCGGTGGCGGGGTGGTCGGGGTGACGGCGTTCGCCGCGGCCATGGCGCAGCTGGTTGCCACCCGGGTCCCGGCCCGGCGATCCGCAGTGATCGGCGATATCGGCATGGCCGTCGCGCTGCTGCTCACAATCCCGGTGCTGCTCACCCACCGCTGGCCGTTGGTGTTCGCCGCGGCCGCACTGCTGGGTGCGACGTTCGGACTCGGCTTCGGCGGTTCGCTGCGCCACCTGTCCGATGTGGTGCCGTCCGATCGCCGCGGCGAGACGATGTCGGCGTTCTACCTGCTGGCCTACACCGCGATGGCGCTGCCGACGATCGCGGCGGGCTGGGCTGCCACCAAATGGCCACTGGCGCAGGTGTTCCCGTGGTTCGCCACGATCGTTGCGCTGGCCTGCCTGGGCGCGGCAGCCGTCGGCGCCAGCCGGAGGGCAGGAGCGAAGCGACCCGGGAATGTTAGGCGTAGGGCAGGAGCGTAG